The following proteins are co-located in the Limanda limanda chromosome 5, fLimLim1.1, whole genome shotgun sequence genome:
- the LOC133002522 gene encoding gastrula zinc finger protein XlCGF7.1-like: MSNIVQNICKSKKVFQCDTCGKVFKCKSGLNGHLKVHTGQTQHSCEVCDKSFTTRTNLTRHERTHTGEKPFTCKTCGRSFSHRASLQVHERTHTGEKPFTCKTCGRSFSERKTLKKHERTHTGEKPFIYKTCGRSFSQRPSLQIHERTHTGEKPFICKTCGRCFSERNTLKKHERTHTGEKPFTCKTCGRNFAIRMNLQVHERTHTGEKPFSCKTCGKSFIQRNHLQGHERTHTGERPFSCKTCGKSFIQRNHLQGHERTHTGERPFICKTCGRSFSDRNTLKRHERTHTGEKPFTCKTCGRNFTTRMNLQVHERTHTGEKPFTRKT; encoded by the coding sequence ATGTCAAATATTGTGCAGAATATCTGCAAGAGTAAAAAGGTTTTCCAGTGTGACACTTGTGGAAAAGTCTTTAAGTGTAAGTCAGGATTAAATGGACATCTGAAGGTGCACACAGGTCAGACACAGCATTCTTGCGAAGTGTGTGATAAAAGTTTCACAACTCGCACAAATTTGACGagacacgagagaacgcacacgggcgagaaaccttttacttgtaAAACTTGTGGTAGAAGTTTTAGCCATAGAGCTTCTCTGCAggtccacgagagaacacacacaggcgagaaaccttttacttgcaaaacttgtggaaGAAGTTTTAGCGAGAGAAAAACCCTGAAGAaacacgagagaacacacacgggcgagaaaccttttatttataaaacttgtgggagaagttttagccagagaccttccttgcagatccacgagagaacacacacaggcgagaaaccttttatttgcaaaacttgtgggagatgTTTTAGCGAGAGAAATACCCTGAAGAaacacgagagaacgcacacgggcgagaaaccttttacttgcaaaacttgcGGGAGAAATTTTGCAATTAGAATGAATCTGCAggtccacgagagaacacacacgggtgagaaacctttttcttgcaaaacttgtgggaaaaGTTTTATTCAGAGAAATCACCTGCAGGgccacgagagaacacacacgggcgagagacctttttcttgcaaaacttgtgggaaaaGTTTTATTCAGAGAAATCACCTGCAGGgccacgagagaacacacacgggcgagagaccttttatttgcaaaacttgtgggagaagttttagcgaTAGAAATACCTTgaagagacacgagagaacgcacacgggcgagaaaccttttacttgcaaaacttgcGGGAGAAATTTTACAACTAGAATGAATCTGCAggtccacgagagaacacacacgggcgagaagcCTTTTACTCGCAAAACTTAA
- the LOC133002515 gene encoding gastrula zinc finger protein XlCGF26.1-like encodes MEMSTSQSLRQFINERLHTAAEDIFGCFEATVAKYEDEIGRQRRLLDVTLKPVVKLQRIELPQRSVCIKEEFPAELLERNPSPDQEEPEPPQIKEQEEEHCIEFPEQHFIIEDEFPSDQQLWNLERNPSLDQEEPEPPKIKEEEEHCIGLEVEQLELKQEDQDNVLLNPTFKESDHSEPEPSDHQLLFHSSAHSQDLNERKHGNSKSVKNAEQASEKGHHVITRAKESTSPSNLACSTTMSNIVPNICKSKKVFQCDTCGKVFKCKSGLNGHLRLHTDQKQHSCKVCDKSFTTRTNLTRHERTHTGKRPFTCKTCGRSFSQRVSLQVHERTHTGEKPFTCKTCGRRFRQRPSLQVHERTHTGEKPFICKTCGRSFSQRASLQVHQRTHTGEKPFICKTCGRCFSERNTLKNHERTHTGEKPFSCKTCGKSFIQRNHLQVHERTHTKEKPFTCKTCGRSFSQRASLQVHERTHTGEKPFTCKTCGRSFSDRSTLKKHERTHTGEKPFICKTCGRCFSERNTLKKHERTHTGEKPFTCKTCGRSFSRRNTLKSHERTHTGEKPFSCKTCGKSFIQRNHLQRHERTHTGEKPFTSKT; translated from the exons ATGGAAATGTCAACAAGCCAGAGTTTAAGACAGTTTATCAACGAgaggttacacactgctgctgaagacatATTTGGATGTTTTGAAGCGACTGTCGCAAAGTACGAGGATGAGATCGGTCGTCAGCGCAGACTGCTGGATGTAACTTTGAAACCTGTagtaaagctgcagagaatag agctcccacagcGAAGTGTCTGTATCAAggaagagtttcctgctgagctgctggagaggaaccccagtccagaccaagaggagccagaacctccacagattaaggagcaggaggaggagcactgcatcg AGTTCCCAgagcaacattttattattgaggACGAGTTTCcatctgaccagcagctctggaaccttgagaggaaccccagtctggaccaagaggagccagaacctccaaagattaaagaggaggaggagcactgcatcggtctgGAAGTAGAGCAGCTTGAACTGAAGCAGGAGGATCAAGATAACGTTTTGTTGAATCCTACTTTCAAGGAAAGTGACCACAGTGAACCAGAACCAAGTGACCACCAGCTCCTCTTCCACAGCTCAGCTCACAGCCAAGATCTCAACGAACGCAAGCATGGAAACTCAAAATCAGTTAAAAATGCAGAGCAGGCATCAGAAAAGGGACATCATGTCAtcacaagagcaaaagaaagcaCAAGTCCCAGTAACCTTGCATGTAGCACTACCATGTCAAATATTGTGCCGAATATCTGCAAGAGTAAAAAGGTTTTCCAGTGTGACACTTGTGGAAAAGTCTTTAAGTGTAAGTCAGGATTAAATGGACATCTGAGGTTGCACACAGATCAGAAACAGCATTCTTGCAAAGTGTGTGATAAAAGTTTCACAACTCGCACAAATTTGACGagacacgagagaacgcacacgggcAAGAGACCTTTTACTTgtaaaacttgtgggagaagttttagccagagagtttctctgcaggtccacgagagaacacacacaggcgagaaaccttttacttgcaaaacttgtgggagacgTTTTAGACAGAGACCTTCCTTGCAggtccacgagagaacacacacgggcgagaaaccttttatttgtaaaacttgtgggagaagttttagccaGAGAGCTTCTCTGCAGGTCcaccagagaacacacacaggcgagaaaccttttatttgCAAAACCTGTGGGAGATGTTTTAGCGAGAGAAATACCCTGAAGAatcacgagagaacacacacgggcgagaaacctttttcttgcaaaacttgtgggaaaagttttattcagagaaatcacctgcaggtccacgagagaacacacactaaggagaaaccttttacttgcaaaacttgtgggagaagttttagccaGAGAGCTTCTCTGCAggtccacgagagaacacacacaggcgagaaaccttttacttgcaaaacttgtggaaGAAGTTTTAGCGATAGATCTACCCTGAAGAaacacgagagaacacacacaggcgagaaaccttttatttgcaaaacttgtgggagatgTTTTAGCGAGAGAAATACCCTGAAGAaacacgagagaacgcacacaggcgagaaaccttttacttgcaaaacttgtgggagaagttttagccggagaaataccctgaagagtcacgagagaacacacacgggcgagaaacctttttcttgcaaaacttgtgggaaaagttttattcagagaaatcacctgcagagacacgagagaacgcacactGGGGAGAAACCTTTTACTAGCAAAACTTAA